From Psychroflexus torquis ATCC 700755, the proteins below share one genomic window:
- a CDS encoding MarR family winged helix-turn-helix transcriptional regulator: MIIEKELKISKEPPESKRALLNLLFTGSWVTDEITFALKPFDISTQQFNVLRILKGMKGKPSSLQTIQDRMINKMSNTTRLVDKLIKKGFVEREQCETNRRKVDITITSQGIENLSIINTAVDNAEMNIIDNLSSKELRNLNLLLNKLRN, translated from the coding sequence ATGATTATCGAAAAAGAGTTGAAAATTTCAAAAGAGCCACCAGAATCTAAGCGAGCCTTACTTAATCTTCTTTTTACAGGAAGCTGGGTAACTGATGAAATCACTTTTGCTTTAAAACCATTTGATATCTCTACACAACAATTTAATGTCTTAAGAATATTAAAAGGTATGAAAGGCAAGCCAAGTTCTCTTCAAACTATTCAAGATAGAATGATTAATAAAATGAGTAATACCACTCGTCTAGTAGATAAATTAATAAAAAAAGGTTTCGTAGAAAGAGAGCAATGCGAAACAAACCGGCGAAAAGTAGACATAACGATTACTTCTCAAGGGATTGAAAACTTAAGTATTATTAATACTGCGGTCGATAATGCTGAGATGAATATTATAGACAATTTGTCTTCTAAAGAATTAAGAAATCTGAACTTATTATTAAACAAACTAAGAAATTAA
- a CDS encoding rhodanese-like domain-containing protein, protein MENLNEKKWYEGLKASSNSEIIDVRTPDEFDDGYIEGARLLNIQDSSKFMAEVEKLEKDKDYYVYCRSGRRSEMACQIMEKAGVENAYNLQGGILDWTGNLKK, encoded by the coding sequence ATGGAAAATTTAAATGAAAAAAAATGGTATGAAGGTCTTAAAGCCTCTTCCAATTCAGAAATAATTGATGTAAGAACTCCAGATGAATTTGACGACGGTTATATTGAAGGAGCTCGCTTACTGAATATCCAAGACTCTAGTAAGTTTATGGCAGAGGTCGAAAAACTTGAGAAAGACAAGGACTACTATGTCTATTGCAGATCTGGAAGACGGAGTGAAATGGCTTGCCAAATCATGGAAAAAGCTGGTGTAGAAAATGCTTATAATTTACAAGGTGGAATATTGGATTGGACAGGTAATTTGAAAAAATAG
- a CDS encoding rhodanese-like domain-containing protein, producing MKFLTLLAVIFLFASSCQSPYESSPTLVSSEEMKKLMEMDTIQLIDVRSLKEFREGHLKGAQNLIYDNDFAHKISQLDKSKPVAVYCKTGRQSEECSTILKKAGFKKVYDLKGGLSQWEFKEELVTDSLP from the coding sequence ATGAAATTTCTCACACTTTTAGCTGTTATTTTTCTTTTCGCTTCCTCATGTCAATCTCCATATGAATCTAGTCCTACATTGGTATCTTCTGAAGAAATGAAAAAGTTAATGGAAATGGATACTATACAATTGATTGATGTTAGATCTTTAAAGGAATTTAGGGAAGGGCATCTTAAAGGTGCACAAAATCTTATTTATGATAATGATTTTGCTCATAAAATAAGCCAACTTGATAAATCAAAACCTGTGGCGGTCTATTGTAAAACTGGAAGACAATCTGAAGAATGTTCCACTATTTTAAAGAAAGCAGGATTTAAAAAAGTTTACGACTTAAAAGGAGGTTTAAGCCAGTGGGAATTTAAAGAAGAACTCGTTACAGATAGTTTACCCTAG
- a CDS encoding YceI family protein has translation MKMNVLKGALATTIILGLVAFTNTVEKKQVDVKESTILWEGEKLTGSHSGTINLKDGFFLMEDGKLIGGEFTADMTSIDVTDLEGDSREKLMGHLKSDDFFGVETHETAKFVITTVAKKGDVYGVSGDLTIKGNNNPIAFDLTMTENSATTNLTIDRTKYNVRYGSGTFFDNLGDKTIYDEFNLAINLKF, from the coding sequence ATGAAAATGAATGTTTTAAAAGGCGCTTTAGCCACAACAATTATCTTAGGCTTGGTCGCTTTTACCAACACGGTTGAAAAGAAACAAGTGGATGTCAAAGAAAGTACTATCCTATGGGAGGGAGAAAAATTAACGGGTTCTCACTCGGGAACTATCAATTTGAAAGACGGTTTTTTCTTGATGGAGGATGGAAAATTAATCGGTGGTGAATTTACTGCTGATATGACCTCTATTGACGTTACTGACTTAGAAGGAGACAGTAGAGAAAAACTGATGGGACATCTTAAATCAGATGATTTTTTTGGTGTAGAAACTCATGAAACTGCAAAATTTGTCATTACGACAGTAGCCAAAAAAGGCGATGTATATGGTGTTTCAGGAGATCTTACTATTAAAGGAAATAATAATCCAATCGCGTTTGATTTAACTATGACTGAAAATTCAGCAACTACAAATCTTACTATTGATAGAACTAAATACAACGTGAGATATGGTTCAGGAACCTTCTTTGACAACTTAGGTGACAAAACTATTTATGATGAGTTTAATCTTGCGATCAACTTAAAGTTTTAA
- a CDS encoding NAD(P)H-dependent oxidoreductase, with amino-acid sequence MNKYIENLHWRYATKNFNPEKQVSKDDLETLLEAIRLSASSYGLQPYEVMVIEDPKVRAKLKPAAFGQPQITDSSCLLVFAFNTNVDEHYLEEFIKNNSETRNKPVEDFQDLKEMIQNSVLTFTEEAKHNWASRQVYIALGNLLSAAADLKIDVCPMEGFNSAEFDELLDLKSKNLKSVTLATVGYRSETDQLKDALKVRKSKEELFTRI; translated from the coding sequence ATGAATAAATACATTGAGAATTTACATTGGCGGTATGCTACAAAAAATTTTAATCCCGAAAAACAAGTGTCTAAAGACGATTTGGAAACCTTGTTAGAAGCTATTCGTTTGTCTGCATCTTCTTATGGATTACAACCTTATGAGGTGATGGTGATAGAAGATCCTAAAGTTAGGGCTAAGTTAAAACCAGCAGCATTTGGTCAACCTCAAATTACGGATTCTTCCTGTTTGTTGGTTTTTGCTTTTAACACCAATGTTGATGAACACTATCTTGAAGAGTTTATTAAAAATAATAGCGAAACTAGAAATAAACCAGTAGAAGACTTTCAGGATCTAAAAGAAATGATTCAAAATTCTGTGTTGACATTTACTGAAGAGGCTAAACACAACTGGGCATCTCGCCAGGTTTACATCGCCTTGGGAAATTTGCTTTCTGCGGCTGCAGACCTTAAAATAGATGTTTGCCCAATGGAAGGATTTAATTCAGCTGAATTTGATGAACTATTGGATCTAAAATCCAAAAACCTTAAATCAGTTACTTTAGCAACTGTTGGTTATAGAAGTGAAACCGATCAGTTGAAAGATGCTTTAAAAGTAAGAAAATCTAAAGAAGAATTATTTACTAGAATTTAA